The Candidatus Paceibacterota bacterium nucleotide sequence AATCAACATAGCGGAGCTAGAAAAGGCGTACGAAGGATAATCCTGGCCTGACTACATCTATTTACAATTTATTTTTTTAATGTATTATATTTCCCAGATTTAGGTGGTTTATATACCACAACAACGAAAGACAATTGCATATGTCCTATACTCTATCGTGGCTTACTACTTACGGCTTGTTATGGTTCGGCCTGGCCATTCTCGGCGCAGTTTGTTCCATTGATTCAGCCAGAAGAACACTGAGACACGAGGTCTTGAGATCGTTCTTCATAAAAAATGCGAGCAGTGACGCCCAAAAAGCACTTGCTCACGCCTCAAAGGCCAGCAACGAATCCTACCTTAATGGGGTCTTGGCAAACATTTTTATATGGCCGTTATCCATAATAAATTGGGTTTTCGTATTCACCATAGTATTATGGGAAAAGCTAAAAACACCGAAACCCTGATCAGGGTGCTCATCGCAAAATACCCACCCAACAGGGCCCGCCGTCTGCATGAGGTGGGCTTTTGTTTTGGATATTTTTTAGGGTTATAATAGTACAGTAGGTTTTACCCACTAATTATAACCATATGAACATCACTGTTGTGATTGCGCAGGCGTTAGGAATTGTTTTTTCTGTATTAGGTTTGTCTATATTGGTCAACAAAAAGGGTCTGGTTTCATTCATTGAAGAATCAGGTCAGAGTCGGGGCATGGTGTGGTTTTCCGGGATTAGCGCTTTAATGATAGGGGCTATTATTGTGGCCCTCAACAATATTTGGAGTTCTGGACTACAATTGTTTATTACTATCATCGGCTGGATCGCTTTGATCAAAGGAATCTTTATCCTCTTTTTTCCAAACCTCACGGTTTTACTTTACGAAAAAATGAATCGCTATGGTGTCCTTATTTTTGGCGGCATCTTTACTCTTGTGATAGGTTTAATTCTCCTTTACAACGGTTTTTAGATTGTAGTCATAGCTAATCATCCACCAGATACCAAATTTATCCTGCAACATTCCGAAATAAGCGCCCCAGAAAGTTTTTTCGAGGGCCATTTCTACCTTTCCGCCAGCCGCCAATCTGCCAAAGATTTCGTCTGCCTCTTTCTCACTTTCGGTGCTGATTGAGAGGTTGAAATTGTCTCCTATTTTTATAGGGTGCCCCATCGATGCAATAGAGTCACTAGCCATGAGTACATTTTCTTTTCCGATAGGTAGAGAAATGTGCATTATTTTTTCCTTATCACTTTCAGAAAACTTATCAGCATTTGGTAAATCCTTTACATCCTTATAGCGCTGGAGGTAGGCAAACTCACCCCCAAAGACTGACTTGTAAAAGTTAAAAGCCTCCTCTGCATTGCCTGGAAAATTTAGATATGGGTTTATTTTAAGCATATTATTACACTATTATTAGTTATTAATGTTAGGCTTATAAAAGACTTTATCGACCTACCCTCTTATACAAATCCTGGCACCTAATCTTTCCTTCATGCGTGACGAGATAAAAGAAAAACGCACCCCTTGTCAAAGTGATGCGTTTTTTTGGTTTTTTCCTCATAGATCAGCCGTCACGACTGTGGAACGACTGTCCACTTGTCCGTCTGGCTGAGGCGTTCGTAGATCCGGATGTACGAGTTTGTCTTCTCTGACCGAATACTCTGACGCAATAACCTTTGGGCCAAGCTGAGCTCCGGAAGAACCTCGCTATCGAGGGACATTGCGAGAAATCGGTAAAGGTCAGGACCGACTTTGAATG carries:
- a CDS encoding VOC family protein, producing MLKINPYLNFPGNAEEAFNFYKSVFGGEFAYLQRYKDVKDLPNADKFSESDKEKIMHISLPIGKENVLMASDSIASMGHPIKIGDNFNLSISTESEKEADEIFGRLAAGGKVEMALEKTFWGAYFGMLQDKFGIWWMISYDYNLKTVVKEN